From one Pecten maximus chromosome 8, xPecMax1.1, whole genome shotgun sequence genomic stretch:
- the LOC117332234 gene encoding uncharacterized protein LOC117332234 — METLVKKFSTALTSAVAIAAPYSKTGGKRVCRLRNDDIANAEKCNINALHAWKEAGKPTEPNNRTVMAKKAAMKDLRRQIRIEAARQRNESRENIMLARESDKKLFYSLVNKQRKSSNSYLGELHVGNSKFTGNDICQGWKQHFMQLAAPSQNQFFSDEVAAQTDFDVENINDICYQTSLSQPQLSFSVEEVKAAVKELNTGKAQDGANLQVEHFLYGGEGAYKITAQLLNAIATHRKIPLCMKQGILSPIYKRKGDKKNSGNYRGITIMPVLYKILEVLLRKHLKEITDPIQSRLQRGFTANASPLHCALLVQEALLAAKARKQDLFIAFLDAKSAFDVVPHNSLNRKLFNSGRNGALWLLLRDLHQEATSCIKWDGVTSDPFSVLQGVRQGGVLSTELYKIFINDLLERLNNSGLGTKVGHLRIPAPTCADDVVLIAESKEELAILINMAVDYSNREHYVLQPTKSVVMQVASSNRKELVPHHNFEINGAAMPIVEQTPHMGILRASRNQNQIAIAENIRKGRQAAYALMGPGLHARNGLDPHTACHLIRTFVLPVILYGLEVLQPSSNQLLPLERFQRKILKQVLSLPISTPTAAVYTLTGFLPAEAEIHKRILSLSSAVL; from the coding sequence ATGGAGACACTAGTCAAGAAATTTAGTACAGCTCTTACGAGTGCAGTAGCTATTGCAGCACCCTACAGCAAGACAGGAGGAAAACGCGTGTGTAGGTTGCGAAACGATGACATCGCCAACGCAGAAAAATGCAACATTAATGCACTGCATGCCTGGAAAGAAGCAGGGAAACCAACCGAACCGAACAACCGCACTGTGATGGCTAAAAAGGCAGCCATGAAAGATCTGCGTAGACAAATTAGAATAGAAGCGGCTAGGCAGAGGAATGAATCGCGGGAAAACATCATGCTTGCAAGGGAATCCGATAAAAAACTATTTTACTCTCTTGTCAACAAGCAGCGTAAGTCCTCTAATAGCTATCTTGGCGAACTACATGTAGGAAACTCCAAATTTACAGGAAATGACATCTGTCAAGGCTGGAAACAGCACTTCATGCAACTGGCAGCTCCATCACAAAACCAATTCTTTAGCGATGAGGTCGCAGCTCAGACTGACTTTGATGTAGAAAACATCAATGACATATGCTATCAAACATCTCTAAGTCAGCCTCAACTGTCCTTCTCCGTGGAGGAAGTAAAAGCTGCAGTCAAAGAACTAAACACAGGCAAAGCACAGGATGGAGCAAACCTACAAGTTGAACATTTTCTCTACGGAGGTGAAGGCGCATACAAAATAACGGCACAGCTCCTCAATGCAATTGCTACTCATAGAAAGATCCCACTCTGTATGAAGCAGGGTATCCTCTCACCAATCTACAAGAGAAAAGGCGACAAGAAGAACTCTGGAAACTACAGAGGGATTACAATAATGCCTGTTCTGTATAAGATCCTTGAAGTTTTGCTCCGAAAACATCTGAAGGAAATAACAGACCCCATCCAAAGTAGACTACAAAGAGGCTTCACTGCAAATGCATCTCCTCTACACTGTGCTCTCCTGGTGCAAGAAGCTCTACTCGCGGCCAAGGCCAGGAAACAAGATCTATTCATTGCCTTTCTTGATGCCAAGTCTGCCTTTGATGTCGTTCCTCACAACAGCTTGAACAGGAAACTGTTCAATTCAGGAAGGAACGGCGCTTTGTGGCTCTTGCTAAGAGATCTGCATCAAGAAGCCACCTCATGCATAAAATGGGATGGTGTTACCTCTGACCCGTTCTCAGTCCTCCAAGGTGTAAGGCAAGGGGGAGTACTCAGTACGGAACTCTATAAGATCTTCATAAATGATCTCCTTGAAAGGCTAAACAACTCGGGACTAGGAACCAAGGTAGGACATCTCAGAATACCTGCGCCCACTTGTGCAGATGATGTGGTCCTCATCGCAGAATCAAAAGAGGAACTAGCAATACTTATCAACATGGCAGTTGACTACAGCAACAGGGAGCACTACGTACTTCAGCCAACAAAAAGCGTAGTGATGCAGGTTGCCAGCTCGAACAGAAAAGAACTTGTCCCACACCACAACTTTGAAATAAACGGCGCAGCAATGCCGATTGTCGAACAAACACCACATATGGGCATTCTTAGAGCATCAAGAAACCAAAACCAAATAGCTATTGCTGAGAATATCAGGAAAGGAAGACAAGCAGCCTATGCGTTGATGGGACCTGGGCTTCATGCCAGGAATGGCCTTGATCCTCATACAGCCTGCCACCTAATAAGAACATTTGTCCTCCCTGTAATCCTATATGGACTGGAAGTACTACAACCTTCTTCCAACCAACTGCTTCCACTCGAGAGATTTCAAAGGAAAATTCTAAAGCAAGTACTCTCTCTTCCAATCAGCACCCCCACTGCTGCTGTGTACACGCTTACAGGATTTCTTCCAGCAGAAGCAGAGATTCACAAGAgaattctctctctctcttcggCAGTATTATGA